The sequence below is a genomic window from Neodiprion pinetum isolate iyNeoPine1 chromosome 7, iyNeoPine1.2, whole genome shotgun sequence.
GTCTTGCACCCTTTCATCATACAACGAGCCCGAGCGCTCTTGGTGTACTACCAACACCAATCATACTCTCATATACGTTCGCTCCTCGGAGTAAGGCAACGCTAATcatacgaaattcgatcgaatcgaataaaacaaaaatcgcagTACGAAACGCACTCAAGATCGCGGTGGCATGAGCCAAACGGGCTGTAACCGGCATATACCCATTCATATACACAATCGACACATGCTTTTATACGTTTACAAATACACGTTCATACTTCGTGGGTTTTTATGCCGCAAGGCTTTTCCCACAAGAGCCAATAAACATTCATAATTTGATGGCTCAAACGCGagagtttttttattcaagaaaccTCAACCTCTATCCTTCATACTAATAAAAAAGGTTCAATTCAAAACTACGAGGCAACTTCGCCTATGAAGAAACTTCGACTATACAGCGGGGTTTGAAGAAGCATAATTGTCGTAGGCACTTTGGAATAAAAagagtaacaaaaaattttatagtaaACATCTTATGCATAAAAAGGCATATTTTAAATCTTGCGAATGAAAGGATGGACGAATGACTGATTTTTAATGATGtttattgacaattttttttatacaattatacacctctgatttatttctttgataataGAACGAATGTgccgttttttattttcacactaCACTTTCCAAAACCTTGTGTAAAAGTCGTTTATGTCAGCCGTAGCCCTAGATCCACCGTTGACAGAGGTTACACTTGCACTTTTTAGGATTCTCGATCTAAGGAGTTTTTTCATCCGGACTCATCTTGTTCAACTCTTCTTGGACTATTTGATGCCGTTAAGATGCAAAGAAGATACCTAGAATAGCAATGGGCCAGCAGCATAGAGTATGAAAGAAAATGTCCTCGCCATTCGGTTGCCGCTCGACATACGTTGCAGACAGCGAATTCAGACTATATGCAATCAACTTCCCTCCAAAACTTCCATCCATTATGTGCatcaaaaaattgtatacagTATTTTTGGGAGTCGACGGAAGTTCGACCAAGATTCCGTAGGGGGAAGCCTCGCTATATTTTTTGGCGGAAAAGTTTCGATTTCCAATTTTAGAATCCACCTTACCATTTTTTgggtaaaaattttgtgtCTTGAAATCGATTGGTGTGACTGTTTCCTGACTGATTAGGATCCCAGGGAAGCAAGAAATGCACCAAAGTGAGTGAAGGAAAAACAGCAGAGGAATGACGAATGAGATTTTCCGTTTTgcagctgtaacttttcatgcgttgatcgcagcgtattgggactgcgcccaatcgctttctctcgcaaaattacgtcgaaatagtgcttgaaagaatttattccggcaattttcagaattgcgaaaattttcgcaataaatacaaagccttactttttcttcatttttcgaccaaaaatttttggtctccgattcgattggtatgacctcttcctgactgattggacccccaggaactcagaaaacgcagcgcaAAGAgagtgggatcaacaggagagaaatggcaaaggaaaaagtatctgctgaaaaatgtcgaaaacacaggttttcgttttctggctgtaactttttatacaataatcgcagcgtattgggactgcgcccaatcgatttctatcgctgaattacgttggaatagtgccacaatgaatttattccggcacttttgaaaatcgcgaagattttcgcaaaaaatgcaaaggggtttgccttactttttcttcatttttcaaccaaaaattttgggtctccgattcgattcgtatgaccttttcctgactaattggaccctcaggaactcagaaaacgcagcgaaaagagcgtgggatcaacgggagagaaatggcgaagaaaaaagcacctgctgaaaaatgttgaaaacacaggtttccgttttttggctgtaactttttatacaataatcgcagcgtattgggactgcgctgaatcgatttctctcgctgaattacgtcggaatagtgccacaatgaatttattccggcacttttgaaaatcgcgaagattttcgcaaaaaatgcaaaggggttagccttactttttcttcatttttcgaccaaaaattttgggtctccgattcgattcgtatgaccttttcctgactaattggaccctcaggaactcagaaaacgcagcgaaaagagcgtgtgatcaacgggagagaaatggcgaaggaaaaagcatctgctgaagaatgtcgaaaacacaggtttccgttttttggctgtaactttttacacaataatcgcagcgtattgggactgcgcccaatcgatttctcccgctgaattacgttggaatagtgccacaatgaatttattccggcacttttgaaaatcgcgaagattttcgcaaaaaatgcaaagggttagccttactttttcttcatttttcgaccaaaaattcttggtctcagattcgttttgtatgacccttacctgactaattggacccccaggaacttaaaagacgcagcgaaaagagcgtgggatcaacaggagagatatcacggaggaaaaagcacctgctgaaaaatgtcgaaaacacaggttctcgttttctgacTGTCACTTcagatgcgttgatcgcagcgtattggaactgcgcccaatcgatttctctcgcaacattacttcggaatagtgacagaatgaatttattccagcacttttcaaaatcgcaaaaatttccgttaaaaatgcaaaggggttaaccctGAAGAAGTCGTCTCATGCTCCAAGATAAATAGTAAGAGTCGAAAAGCATTCTTATACCTTCATGGAAATTGCAGCAGCTCGGTTCTTTCCGCCCAAATCATTCATTCAATCCCGTCTTCAGATCCCTCTTGTTGGTCAGCTTGCGAAACTGAAAGAATACTTTTCTTTATGATTACGGAATGTTCATGTCCGAATTATGTTCCGAAAATTAATATCACCCATCTCATGCCGAAATTAAAACAGGTTCAAAGTTACTTCAATCATTGACCTCATTAACGGAAAGGTTAAAACAATATTCAGCCGATTACACCTAATCCCATGTCTTCATAAGTCATTgattaattttgtaaatacaaTGTCTGATCGTTGTTATACGTCGGCTCtgttttctcaatttatttGTGTAGGTTGTTTTCACGAGTCGATACTATTTAGTAATGTTATCTCGAGATAGTCGCAATTGAGTATtgagtaaattattttatttgagaGCTATGCAGATCTGttcgaaaatcaaataatagaaAGATTTCTTAGCTATCGATGCGTCATTTTATGTTATTTAAAAGTTGTCAAAAATCTGATGAATCGACTTCATTTCACACTATTcatggctcattttattttagtGTCTGTATTGTTGGTAAGTCACTGATACAGACTTTCTCCACTACTCGAATCAATACTACGAATTGTTGATCACAATCAAGGATTGATTTTCACTAGCTGCTGCCTACCACTTTGACCTTCGGAAAGTTGAAAAGCTCATCCAGAATGTCAGGCGACCATAAACGAAGTAGATATGACCGAGACATCTCTGATACACATCGGTAACTTTTGAATCGTGAATCCTAACGAATCAGAACTACGCGCAAATGACTATTACTGTGAAATGGCGTCGATATAGCCGTTGTCTAGACTGATTCTAgctttttttccgaaaattgcCAAATTTGTtaggaataaaattgaaaggtTTGACCTCTTTTGTCTTCGATTTTCGGAGCTTACAAGTTTTTCACCTCAGACCCGATTTTCAGGAGTGTTTGCCCAATAACTGATAACTACCTCAGGAACACAAAAACCACGATAATCATTCTTAAACTTTCACAACCACTCGTTACATACAGTGTATTATACGCTATATTATACAGGCATGCGCCGTCTAATTACCCACTCAGATGTAGCATGAATCGGTGAAATTAAAGTCAATTGCAAGAATGGAAATATCCATAATCACAGTTCGTTCTCATGATCGCAAAGTTTTGGCCTCCTAACCAATCGTAAGGAGCtctatttctttgtttcggaCCCGACCAACGTAGAAATCATCATCTAATCATCTTGGATTGGCGCGCACATTCGAATGATACGATAATTTACTGACACCACCGGCAGGAGGTTATAGTCCTcttcaaaatcttttcccaCGACAAATACCAAATCGAGGTGCGATCTTTTCGccgattttcaaactttcagcGTACtccatttatttttgataatgttgttattatttcaaatattttacctGCAACGCACGATGAAAAACTTCTCTTTCGGAGCGTAACGTTGTGTGAAATACGTTGAATCGAAGGACATTAATCGCATTGTACGATTGCAGTTGACTCCAAGATAACGGAACATCTCTGATATGAGAACTGCGCGTATGAAAACCTGCGCGACTCTCATGAATTTCTGCATGAACTTTGATCGCACAAGCAACACGCACACAAAACTACGACTATTATACTTCAAAATCATACTTTATAATTGGAAACTGTTAATTACAACGTAATTGTCTTTATCTCATACATATCTGATCTTGCGTGATAAGCTTATATAACGAAAGTAGTAATTATAAACGAATAACtgctatttgaaaattaaattaattcaataattaattgacTTGGCAGTTTGATTACAACTTTACGTGTTTTCGGGTTGGAAAGATTGCTGTGACGATGACCTTTTTAGATCAGAGATAACTGACAACAATGCGACAGACTCAGTATAAAACGTGGGCGAAAGTGAATTTAGTCATCAACGACAGTGACTGCTCCAAGATGACGAAGGCTAGCAAGGAGTTCCTCGTTAAGCAGCAGAAGGTTTTCGACTTGCTGTGGCGCGTCGATCAGCCGGAACTTAAACCTGAGCTCTACGCCCTGGGAAAGTCATACAAGATTGAAGCGGACTTGAATTGTTACTCAAATCAGGTGAGTACCACGTCAAATCACGTGAAATCACGTCACCTTGGTTCTCTCTGAATCACTGACTACAGCGACAATTTTCCTAGGATGCCGTTAGAGAATTTCTGGCACTGCATCAGCGCGGGATGCTGCCACGTAGAAAAATCTTTTCGGTTTTCCACTCGGACCACCTGCACGAGGCCATAGCTCTTTTCAAGGTACTTTATCACTCCAAGGACTTTGATACCTTCTGCAAGACCGCCGCTTGGGCTCGAATCCACGTTAACGAGGGGATGTACGTCTACGCCTTCAGCGTCGCCGTAATCCGCTACCCTGAAACCTTTCGAATCCGACTTCCTTCTCTCCACGAGTTATACCCCCATCTCTTCTTCAAGAACGAAGTTATCCGAACTGCTTACGATGCGAAACTCTACAACGGTGAGTCAGTCAATCACTCGTTCAAGCTCTACGTGGCCTCGAATGTCTCTCACGTATACGGCTTTACTAACCAGTGTTCATTTTCGCTATTTTCAGATCCCACCAAGACCGTGGCGTCATCCGATGGTGCAATTATCATTCCGGATAATGATTCTATCCCGTCCTCGGAGTGCTGCTCCCCCGACGAATATAAACTTCGTTACTTCACCGAGGACGtatatttcaatgaaatatatTACTTCTCTCAACTTAGTCATCCATTCTGGATGAAATCTGGAGAATTTGGACCACACTTCCCAAAACGTGGTGAAGTATATTTCTTTGCATTGAGGCTCCAACTTGCCCGCTACAACATGGAACGGTTCAGTAACGGCTTGGGTGAGATCGAAGATTTCGACTGGAGTTATCCGATCCCGCACGGTTACCATCCTAGCATGAGCTATCACAACGGTTTGCCGGTCCCTCACCGAAGCGACGACGCCATGCTTCCAAACCACAAGCTCGTCTTAATCAAAGTAAACGATTTTGGACTTGAATGCACGTCCATCAGTAATCATTTTCCACTTGAACCTGTCGATCCAGTCGTCGAGTtaccatttgatttttcaacaggAGCTTCGCAATCTTGAACAACTTTTTGCGTCGGCAATCGATTCGGGATTCGTCTTTCACAAAAATGCTACATTCGAATCTATTCGCACTCGAAGTGGTATCGAAGTTCTCGGTAATCTCATCCAAGGAAACGCTGACTCCGTCAACCATGATTTGTACGGCAATTACGAGCTGCTTGCTAGAGACGTGCTCGGCTTCAGCTCGGCGCCTCGTGGCAAATACGACGTTGTGCCGAGCATCATGCAGATCTACGGCCTGAGCCTACGTGACCCGATGTACTGGAGTCTTGTCAAGAGGATCATGAGCTACCACAAGAAGTTAGTGTTCATTATCCATAATTCTACTGAGCACTTCTGGCTGGCTAGCAATTGCGCAAACGCAGAATACGACGCAATATTGATCAAGAAACTTAGTAATAAGTGGCGTGATTTTCTTAGACTGGAGATTAGAGAAGACTGATTCTCGGCTAGAGCGCGTACAATTGTCGGGTAGATGCCATCAATGTTCTTTTCTTCCAGATTCGTGTCATACCTGCCAAAGTACACGTACAAAGACTTGGCCTTCCCCGACGTAAAGATAGAATCCGTGGCTGTCGACAAGGTTGAGACGTATTTCGATGATGTCGACTACCTGATCTCGGCTGCGGTGAAAGCACGCAACGCAGACGACAAAACTTTGATCAAGGCTCGACAATACCGGTTGAATCACAAGCCTTACACCTACCACATCACTGTGAACAGCAAGGCAGCCATGCAGGGCTACTTGAGCATCTACATGGGACCCAAATATGATTTCAACCACGAAGAGATTGATCTCACCAAGAACTACGACCAGTTCATACTTCTGGACGCATGGGGCGTTGATCGTT
It includes:
- the LOC124223109 gene encoding arylphorin subunit alpha-like, which encodes MTKASKEFLVKQQKVFDLLWRVDQPELKPELYALGKSYKIEADLNCYSNQDAVREFLALHQRGMLPRRKIFSVFHSDHLHEAIALFKVLYHSKDFDTFCKTAAWARIHVNEGMYVYAFSVAVIRYPETFRIRLPSLHELYPHLFFKNEVIRTAYDAKLYNDPTKTVASSDGAIIIPDNDSIPSSECCSPDEYKLRYFTEDVYFNEIYYFSQLSHPFWMKSGEFGPHFPKRGEVYFFALRLQLARYNMERFSNGLGEIEDFDWSYPIPHGYHPSMSYHNGLPVPHRSDDAMLPNHKLVLIKELRNLEQLFASAIDSGFVFHKNATFESIRTRSGIEVLGNLIQGNADSVNHDLYGNYELLARDVLGFSSAPRGKYDVVPSIMQIYGLSLRDPMYWSLVKRIMSYHKKFVSYLPKYTYKDLAFPDVKIESVAVDKVETYFDDVDYLISAAVKARNADDKTLIKARQYRLNHKPYTYHITVNSKAAMQGYLSIYMGPKYDFNHEEIDLTKNYDQFILLDAWGVDLQLGINKIKRSSAESEYVGCDPVSSDVFYREIERAITGETIYEIPKYPYRYPERLVIPKGSPEGVPFQFFVHVTLYAEKSMYHFHSAMFGDKKILVKPLGFPLDKPSNFNIADLPNAYLKEFKVYHKEESEISESA